tatatatattaaatattttataaattatatttttataatcttaCTTGTGATTTGTGGTGTAGTAGAATGTTGTTCCAGCCAAATTGTGGAGTCTcgcaggatatatatatatatatatatatatatatatatatatatatatatatatatatatacagggaattcatttcaaaacttcccagtctaaataactaattatttaaattgaattaatttaaacaaaaaacacgtcaatttagatattgagggggaagtctgaaaccaggcttaattgcatttagATTTCTTCCCCCacccacccccactttgaaatttcaaatgacaccactATAttgttatacttaaatatgaaagaacattcaattatgtaaattctattcaaattattcaacattcaattgtttataataCCTCATTCATTTGCTTGCTCATCTttttaaatatcatatgtacttcggtatattaaaatagtatatatgatatgcgtaaatcacttcgtgatttaagacggcgcttattctgtccgatcccggccaactagtcactcataccgagtgcacctcagcacatgtgtggacttccgtcctacgttcatagacatctatgacgtagtacacagggcgaccactagagggaacccaggagTTGGAACtcaaactgagacgattctgtccgacgccggggtgggtatccggtgtggcttagtggataaagcgtcagcacgtagagctgaaaacccgggttcaaatcccggcgccgcgccggagagaatttttttctgttccattactctttcatcgtatgatgatgcagaaaatctgcatggaaatatcatatgtacttcggtacattaaaataatatattctcatcttttgttttctatcgtcgcctgacaacctgtatttttgttattatcagttgtttGTTGGATGAAAACAcaacttattttgtgtaatttcctaaatttaattaataaggatgatttatgttctctcttgaaggatatacaccattttaaaataatttaatacacaaacacagctATTACATGAagtgctcaataagtttttgtagttttattctcttcagctctaatcaacaataacaacaatgtaggttgccaggcgacgatagaaaacaaaagatgcgaaaacgaatgaatgaggtgtataaacaattgaatactctttcatatttaaatataataatataggggtactatttaaaatttgaaagtggggatggctgggggtgggggtgaaatataaaatgcacttagtttataatacacaaacaatgaacgtttggtacgaccgtgaacataatttcatcgacacacacttataacatttatttacagtgttgccgacccaAGGCTCTGGCAACTCTAACTCGTTGGGCAATACCCAGTGTCAACAAGATACATGTCCTATATCGTTCATTTATGCCTTGAGGATTAAACTCGCTCCGTGATGATGACCTCATGGATATATACCGGAAGTTGCATTCAAAATTGAACACCGGGTATATGTGAAGTATAGTAAATGTAAAAGCATAGCGAAATTttcaacttaatttaaatttaataaaaaattagtattcgtacacaaatgggaTGATTAGTAAATATGAGTATAAAAACAGAAATACTTAGACctaatttaacatagtctaattctaaagtactgTGCTTAACTATGGTATAATTTCcgaatgaatccaattctctgtaatgacattaattattatcattacaaattaaaacaaacttattgGCGCCATATTGATGCTGAATCGTtttgactatcaattgcattgttatcTCGAGACTAGGCCTCGTGGAATGAAGAagcaattattatgaaataattatcGAGAAGGTTCCATCTTCTTAAATGCGAAGTGTACTTGGCCACGTagtggggttctgtaagaaggcgGAGCTACTGCGTAACAGACACCATTGAGCCTTGTTCAGCAATTTCCAACCTggtaagaaacagaggatgggaagtacatgaggataTTCGTTGTGTCTCATAGAAGgtggatataattgccatcaatagaaaaatccggaaagcgatggtcttagtaGAGCCTACGATATATTTTGAGCGAGACACGAATCAGGTACTGCAGATAAATggtgacaagcgagctaaatatgtaccttgcctTTCATAGCTTAGTGAAAAATATGGcgtttcgctttacaactgggatgttacaggcttactatttggagcgaggggatgtttaccaaaatttacatgtaatatccttaaatattttaaattccctTTAATGAGATTCTGAAGATTGTGATAGAAATTCTGAAGACCTCtattcaaattctacactatcatttatactgtatgttaacacaaaaatttttgttttaaatgtacaaagcgaataattattttaatcatataattatacttgtaattccggatcccagttgACCACACTTGAGGACGGtgatttcaataaatcttagtagaaGGAAGATTAAATTTAATAGGCATCCAAAATGTATGAAAGAGGGGTTGCCTACCTACTGGGCATAATGACAAGTGATATGTCTTTTAACTCTCAAGTGTTTTTATTCTTTTTGAATGAAACTCCTCTATTAAAGCTAGAAGTTTGTCATAGCCTTCAATGAAAACATCATGATCTTGTTTGTGTACGTCTAtacaatatattatgtatatggaCGTCTAGAGGCTACGTATAGGTGCATTCACATAAAACTGTACAGTAAATTACTCAATTGGGAAACTTCTAAATAGATGTGGTAACTTCGCACAACTTCCTTACTACGTTGCAAGTGACTGATATTCAATCTGTTTGCAGTACTTTCATATAATGTTGTAGTTTTCTACATACCATATTAAAAACAGTGGAATACAGATTAATTGAAACGAAATTAGAAAGTGGTGCTAAGTTATCCTGACTAATAAAATGACTGTAATCTTAATGCATGCATGACattagaaatagttataattgttTTTGCATACGTATataaattatgaatataatatgttcatatttagAAGGCTAAAACTCGCTCTCTTTGTTCTAACTACAGAAAGATAAAGGAATATCCTATCTTTATGCCTGTCGTAAAGATAGTGTCTTAGTCACGTATTAAGATTATCTTATTTTGTCGTGTTTATCTTATAACCTTTCTCATTACGTATTTTAAAAAAGCTACgattttaaatattaagaaattgaatgGTCAAATTTTGATATAAAACGtacttttaatattttgacacaggttctgaaatgttttttttttctcactgttcGCTAGACTGTACCATTCCTTGGGGAGCTGCCAGTGCCCTTGGAAGTCGGTCGAGTTATTGAACTGGAGGGTAAAGTGTTGCCCTATGCCACCAGGTATGTAGCACGCTGATAATTATTTTGCTTGGAATTTCGTCTTCCCACAGAAATTGATTTATTATAGATGCTGTATAAGAATCATttcaattgatattatttttagtgTGATCACAAACATGCCTAGGCCTAAATTAAGAGCACAGAAAGAGAGAAATTGcttgtttttattttgaatatgGAGGAGGAAATTAATAGACACTTTCATTGACAGAAGtgatttatttcagtattactAAATAAGAATGATACGCCGTTTGCGTTAATTTTTATAGTACAGAGCGAGTCACTTAACTACAGGCCTACATTTTCTACAGGTCACATCCTTACGATTTTCCTTCGTGATATGCAACTGTCTCCCTCACtaaaaataatatagcctattatgaAGATCTTTAATATCGCCTGGAATTAAATACCAATGCATTCTgtattatgtttcattaatttattttaatatatttattttgttgggatGGCTGGAAGAATATCATACCGGTACTAATTTGTGTAGAATGTAAATTGTCTTTAATTGTGTAAACAggaaatacataatttataattgacATAATTTAGTTGAGATTTTGATTAAATTATCGATATACAGTGTGTAAACTATATAAACTGTCGAAAAATACtggtgatagagcataaattgctgaacaaaaaagtctactgattacatttccaatttctttaccgtgttaatatttatatatttaaatatttaagtattaaCACGATAAAGAAGTTGGAAAGTTAATAAGTGAtatgtaagtgttaaaagtgtatttagaaaaatgaagaaaaaagtctaataaatttTTTCTGCAACTTTTGTGGTTTccctagaaaaaaaatgttatgagtctaatgtttttggaaatgttAGTAGACCGTTattatttacttcggtccgcCACGTACATTGCAACTGTGGTGATATTCTTGTTTACGAATTAGGGTACCTGTTGTCTCTCTTTTATGATGGTGTTGGCGTGTGTTGTACGGAAGGTCCTTGGCAATGACGTTTACATTTAGGccaagaggactaataatataatatatatactccTCTTGTTAGGTctactcgaacagtaaatattggactactatcaatcctaaaaacatgatattttaggaattaaaacaaagatagaagaaaaaacaaaattttactatACGTCATGTTTAgtagtctgtataattttggcagtttataacgtttacactctgtataagacgtgacgtgacgtgacgtgacatgACGACGACATTAGAGGTACGATATGCTAATATgtactgtgtgtatgtatatatatatactttatattaagtTCCACCGTACCTGTATAGTCtaaggcagcggtcatcagcatactgcactttcgggctagcgtctcttacccgcaggtctcttataGCACCAGTGTGGCATCCGtagctgctggtgggtatgctttCTCTTGCACGACGGGGTGCATATTGTGATTCCctccttaccctttacccatttgaGCGaggctgacgaccactgttctaagGCGTCATGCCTTGGACTATCGTTACACAATGAGCGCAAGTTCGAATCTTCATGGGAGAAGtagttttcttatgaaattttagCAGATATATGAGGCTAGTGCCCTCCCATTCACCATAGTGATGAATCTGGAAAGCTATAGTGAGTAGCGGAATTCAGTTTCCAAagtcagctataacgactggaggatcgtcgtgctaaccacattaCGTACTGATTGGATGCTTGTTCACCTTTGCTGTAGCTTGTGGACTTGATACCAGCAACAGGCTAGTCTCTTTGACTCTCCATGGGCTGTCGCACAACGGACAGattgacattatttatttataattcagaGAATTCAATTCTTAAATATACCTACATTTCCTTACGTGGTTTTGTTTCCGTTAGCTAGGAAGTGAAATGTAACAATTGCCTATATATAGAATAATATGCTATAATATAATGcagcatgtaggcctataatactcGTATAGGAACATATTTGTGAGTTACCGACACCAAATCAAATGACGACTTGCACTAATACTAATGAACTACtgataaatataggctatatatagcaaataattttattacacctGGTCGATTGAATTCAAAGTTATCTCATCTTAAGCGTATGAAACATTTTGTCCAACTTTTTATGATGAAATGTGGTTTAACTTTCATGAATATTAAGTCAAATACTACTTATtcacatacatattttttgtgaTCAGCATAGATATGAAGTGTTAGGATtttattttcggatttatttacGAAAATTTTAGTAATAATGACacgtgtaaaattaattatttcaatattaaaggAGACCATAAAATGCTGTGGTATGTTGTAACAGGaagaatgaaatatttttggTAGGTTTATATTAAAACTGTTAAGATgcgaaatataaaatgaaactaGTGTAGTAGGTAGCCTACATTATAATGATCAAGCAACGTGCTTATCGATATTGTGAAGGTTGTTCGTTATCATTAAACAAGAGTAACAATTATATGAATATTAGcatacacaaaaaaattcaattgATATTGTTCAGTTATATTTTGATCTGAAAGTGAAGCAAtcaaattgcttaaaaaatgtgTATGAACAATAATGTAAAGTATGATGAATTTACGGTTGTTTGTATTTCTATCATTAAAGCAAATATTTacttatagtaaggtatttgattaaAGCTTCAATTCTATGTAAACAGATCTACATCTCTTACTATAGTACATGCTATGGTTCTTTAAACGTGCATCCATTAAGAACTGTCACATGCTGATTATTAATTTGCTTCGTATCTTGGGACTAATGTGAAGGTTAAGATGCCGTAtgcaatttgtaaattgtttatttttacattatcatTTTCCGAGATTACATAAATGCTTAATCTAGATGCTAATGCTATCTTTATCGTTACATAACATGTACAATATAGGTATTCAGCGATTAGTTATCCACGTACCTTGACGATTATTATGAGACCTCATTTTATCTGAACGAAAACTGTTTCATTGAGAAAGTCCAGTTATTACTTTCGTATTCAATATCAGTAGAAAATGTTGTACTTATGTTATTGGGTATGAAAGGCACGTAAAGAGACAGTAAATTGCGTTACCATTACGAAGATCAAAAAACAGAAGAGAATTATTGAAAAGACCAAAACTTTCAATTTTGAAGTTGTGAAGccttaggatgatgatgattacaaaGATGAAATGATAGGGTCTCTATGCGAATAGCAGGGGTGGTGtaggtataatttaatttaaatggtttgtatttattttaaatacttattgacttaaaattaatttcttgcaAGATACATTAAACTTTCACTCCACTTACATATAAGCagtatatgcatatatatttgtAAGTATTTTTAATTGCAAATGTTAGcaatcagaatattgaattttagatttgaaaaacaagtTTGGTGTTGCAGGTTTTCAGTGAACTTAGCATGTGGTACTAGCCAAACAAACGATGTGGCTTTACACTTGAACCCCAGATTCGATCAGAATCATGTTGTGAGGAACTCTCGGCTGGGAGGTCGCTGGGGACAAGAAGAATGCACGTCTTCACAGAGAAATCCCTTCAAGCGTGGAGCAAATTTCCATATGCTCATTTTAGCAACAGAAGACGAGTTTATGGTAAAcatttgtgtatatatatgtatacttttATCTCTTCTTATTACTTATAGTATATTTTACATCTTACGCAATGGCCTTTGGCTTTCATCATGTAGAAAAATCAAATAATGGGGAGCCTTATTTTTCTACTTTCCTTTTTGTTTGAGGAAGGCATGGCATGGATTTGCTTTCAGCTGGCCGGACCCTGGATATGGAACCCTGCACGTAGGCTTCCATTGACCCATATATATTCGATGACTGTCCACGTCTGACAGGTGGTctgagtgacattcgtgaatctaaTGCTGACATCCTGTTTCAGTGCCAGATCCTATTCTCAGAGAGTACCTGATAAGCTTCAGGGGACGGAGCTTCAAACTCTTTCTATATTAGCATCGGAAACACATACAGTCCCCAAGACCTCACCTCATCCAATTTTTAATTAATGCAGATGATAATTGGAATGAGGGAGAAAGTGGAGAGTGGTGGTGGAATAGAGGGAAACTGAAGTACTCCTAAAAAAaagaaaaccctctgcaacgactgctttgttcactacaaattccatcacaactaagctgcctggatggaagactagcATGCTAGCTCTTGAGCTACAGATGCAGTCTGCATAGGCAGAGAGAGAActatttccttggggggggggggggcaaagcaaaaccatagaattccgatataacgagattatgggggacatcatttatctcctttcccgttatagcttgaccttggtacagtatatcggaatatgatcatttaattaaaatattgtaaaataaagtaaaactgtaacaaaatatacagacaattttacttttttttccctcttgtacagaggagagacctgaaggcttacactgcagcctgaggcttattgtgcttaccactcctattctgtgaatgattgggtagccgaacggccgcactcttttacaagtacagcacactgcaccgtgaacttaacccgggctattgtatggatgatatgtgaattaatgatggcgaaatgagtccgaggtccaaactgaaaattacccagcaattctgcttcaattgattgaggaaACTCGGAAAATCCCCAAccaaataacttgccccgaccaggatttgaacctgagcccgctcgtttcttgttccaagtaatgttttgaattctttatgtaaatttattaataatttatttcataaaatataatgtcgtGATGGATGCTAACCATCACTCCAcagtgggtggataaattttacatttactcTATCTGTTTATGTAAAAAAGCAAGATGTCAtatcaaatgtaaattctaattattttacttaatctcttctctaagtttacacattataccaggattacttttcttttttctgcattgttgtgcagtatgttactcatatttctccaagtggctgcttgaacacctgcagagttctaacacatcagcacaaaaaaacaaaaaacattacAGTTCCATTCcttaaatgaggtatagaaatttttaaacattcagaaatttaaaattaatattatagtccagacacatggtctggagacattaattcgtcaatttaagcatagaaacttaatcataaacaaaagcaagaaaaatcttttgaattcaatattttataacgttaatagaaaaaaagagttcggccaagtttggggaggcagtgcccccccccctccataactccgcctatggcgGTCTGTATTTTAGGAGAGATGTGTTACCTTGTAATGATGTCTTTGTTTCATTTCCAAGCTATGTTGAATGAAATTTAGGTGCATTAGTTCTTTGTATACAAATTCATAAGTAGCCTATGTCACGAAACTTCAATGTCTGCGCACAACAACAACATTCGTGAGCAAGAAATCTTTTGATTCAAGAGTACTagtattaaatatactgtacacatACAGAGACACATGGAACTTCGAAGAGTGAGaagttacaatataaaaattgttgtcCAACAGCGCATTGTTgtctaaaatatttctaaatactgGCTGTGGCTGGTTTGGGTTGATCAGTTAGGTTGGGTAGTGTTGGTTTCGGTTGATTTGAGTAGTGTTGGCTTCAGTTGGTATAAGTTGTGTTGGTTTCGATTGTTTTTGCATCGGTTGATTTATATTTTTGCATCAGTTGATTTTTGCTCGTAAGTGCACAAATTTCTTTGCAAGGGCAGCTGATTAGGCCATCACTGGTTTAGGTTGTGTTGGGTTTGGGTTTTTGGCTTTGAGTTAAGTTTGTTATGTTGCGCTGGTTGAGTGTGGGTATTTGGATATTGGTACCAATACCTCCTATCACTAAAACCTTTCTACATTGCTAGTTTGATAGTGTCAAATTCCGCTTTTGAAATGGAGACTCACACGCAAGGAAGAAATGTTTATCCTCAGTGATAAGATTGCAAATATCTAATTTTGACACTGGCACAGGATCATTTTGACGTGAGCGAGAAATGGTCAgcaaattttgcctggagccctctCATCCAGAGGAATGACATTTTAATAACATACCAGTATCCATGATATGGGATGCAGATATTGACTTAATTTTTATCATGTtagaaaattaattgtcttcatcTCGATATAGCTATTGTACAGTGAAAAATCTGGTATAATCACAAGCATTATAACAACTGTAGTACCTAGAACGAATATGTAAATAttgcttaaattaaattattgccaCGAGAAGTTTTAGGTTGTATTTGGTACtccctgcctgtctgtctgtctctctttctctgtctacCTTTGTCTAATACCTACTTGTAGAATGGATATTCACAAAATCATAGTTTCTAAAATGAATTAAAagcattatatactgtatataattattgtaactaAAGTAATGAATGTACCGGTACCAGTATTTTAAATGTCAaaaaacttttaaattttttgttaccGGTATATGTAATTTTAGTGTAAAAAGGAAACGAATGTGCAAGATTATTAGTGAAATTGGTAACacatattatgttgttgttgttttctaatgccaggcatttgacaatgaagtcgttaaatggcaagttgcagccgatttaagtgaacgccatattttaacgttttggtggctacttcattcacacacaacccccagaatgtctggaggaccacacctgctgttggtcgacgggtccattggacctagctgggagatcttgttgatcaccagctttccctccttaagccactggaggacgattttagtgccatagcaggtcagcactaggaacagaaaagtagaaagaggaggaaggaaagggaaatgaacccctaggcctcgaatactctaatgccatcggggtcgaagaaagtaagagttcagtcagaggactggatacgaaagggtaaagagggaattattaaatatcgtcgttgttcctgcaataacgcctatgtgacatttttatcgattttcagatttttcatctattaaataacttaaatagtaatgctgcgaataataaaatctcctatatgtgattatatttctttgtttcgaaaatttaagaattcacagtctcctatgtacggctgccataggacgaataaatgtgtttttcttcctactgaacaattttatattttgcacataggagttattgcaggaacaacgacaatataTTATGTAAGCTCTCTTCGTGTTTGTAAATGTCATAAATATGTTACAGTACTTTTAGTCATATGTTTTCATTTGAATTTCTTCTATTTACAGATTGCAGTGAACAGTATCCATTTTTGTTGCTATGCATATCGCATGCCAAAAATTAAGGTTCAAGCAGTGCAAATTCATGGAGATGTTGTAATATCTGCTCTCGAATATCGTATGACAGATGCTTATCCCGAAATAAGAGAAGATtttgaaattccaaaaattaCTATCTCACCCAATATGCCACTGTCTGACAATATCAAGGATAAGGTGGTAAGAATTAAAATTCGTAATGTTTTTTTTGCATAAATggttacaatatttaattttatacttcaaattatttacgatattaattttgtattgtcatGAGCAGATTCTACCAATGCTGGGAAATCTGTCAACTGGTCTCCTAATTGGACAAGAACTTGAAATAGTTGGCCGAATAAAACTCTTGCCACATTCGTAAGTATaagtattattttcattcattcatagttttcagctcaagagcaggtctttctctgcaaacccagcattctccaatctttcttattttcttgaataatttcaagggaaaaatgttCCTGGGCTGGGTATTGAtcctgggacctttggctgaacgcacaaACGCATCAGGAACTTCACCTGACATcgtcgtctcaacttttcccttgatACAGTGTTGGATGTCGCCTAAAAAGTAACTGCAAATTTTATTCGTCAACTGTAGTAATGTGGCTGTGGAAAGTAACACAGGGTGCTTCAGGTAGAATTACGCTCATACTCAGCAATTCAGTAAAGTGAAGGAATTACGTACAGTGGCTCTACATAGCTGTTTATAAGTTCAGCAGCGTCtagatgttatatttatttttctcgaaaaagtCATAGATTACTATTGGTAATATAACAAACGTTATTTGACAAAATTTGCTCGTTTTGATCTGATACATGACTCAtgtgaattaatttaataagtttccttctgctctttataatatacattaagataaatgtatcttatacaatatatttttcgaCACTTTTTGTTGTTGCTACAATAAAATGTACACTAAAAGTTTGATACATgaagcatttaatagaaaatatttaaaaagtacTTATGAAATTCAATTCAGTACTAGCATTCATTCTATTAACCACTGAAGATAAGAATGAAAAACTGTtgtcttataattttattgcaattaaTTGATCTGCATTATTCTTTCTGTAGCTTCCTAATAAAATACTTCAATGTTGTTCTTCCTATTATTGGAGTTGAGTTTATCATAGAGGAGATGTTcttccaaaatttcatttttgttacatattgggcagtttgttgttgttgttaatttgaatttgttgaGATGTTCAGTGAGACCATTATGTCCTGTGAACAATCGGAAATGTGAGACTGCTTTCTTTCGAAGTTTTGTTAAAGTGTGTTTTTCTTCATTGATTTCTTCATACAGTTtgcctttcagttcttcagtgtTGCTTTAATTTGGGTAGCTTTTTTCAGCTAATTTATCAGCTTATTCATTATCAAGCATACCTATATGGGATAGTATCCCCTGGAAGacaattttctcattttatttcttgatttGATGAATGGAAAAAACTTATAGTACCTgatataatttattcattttgaatcttgcgtacatcacttttaacacttgaatataattaattgattaactagtggacttactaggtagtgttaattatgtaagatttgtccggcttacagctgtttcagtgcttcacgcaccatcctcagggCCTACTAGATGTTCAGTTATTTTTGGTATGCTGTCTTTCGATATtgtttcatttataaaaaaaagtattaatgtGTCACTTAACTGCATTCCATCTTACTTTCTACTTCTTGATCCTATATGActgttacataattaacactagtaagtccactagttaatcaattaattataatttattgtttcagCTTCTTCGTAAACTTGCAGAGTTCAGATCTGACGTGGCCTCATCCAGACATATTTCTGCATCTGAACCCTCGTTTTTTAGTGGGTTCTGGGTGCTGTGTAGTTCTAAACTCCTGGCACAA
The sequence above is a segment of the Periplaneta americana isolate PAMFEO1 chromosome 3, P.americana_PAMFEO1_priV1, whole genome shotgun sequence genome. Coding sequences within it:
- the LOC138696661 gene encoding galectin-6-like isoform X2; the encoded protein is MQASCERGMEVGCKTVPFLGELPVPLEVGRVIELEGKVLPYATRFSVNLACGTSQTNDVALHLNPRFDQNHVVRNSRLGGRWGQEECTSSQRNPFKRGANFHMLILATEDEFMIAVNSIHFCCYAYRMPKIKVQAVQIHGDVVISALEYRMTDAYPEIREDFEIPKITISPNMPLSDNIKDKVILPMLGNLSTGLLIGQELEIVGRIKLLPHSFFVNLQSSDLTWPHPDIFLHLNPRFLVGSGCCVVLNSWHKGRWGVEQRFPLLFRPGRPFSIKILCKREEYFITVDGVQLGSFRYQSSPHVVNTMFVQGDVVIKEITVS
- the LOC138696661 gene encoding galectin-6-like isoform X1; translated protein: MGWKSCVPCCGGGKNMRGIEDIPIEQAEEVDEQYVFLEQFPTDKRVENPTVPFLGELPVPLEVGRVIELEGKVLPYATRFSVNLACGTSQTNDVALHLNPRFDQNHVVRNSRLGGRWGQEECTSSQRNPFKRGANFHMLILATEDEFMIAVNSIHFCCYAYRMPKIKVQAVQIHGDVVISALEYRMTDAYPEIREDFEIPKITISPNMPLSDNIKDKVILPMLGNLSTGLLIGQELEIVGRIKLLPHSFFVNLQSSDLTWPHPDIFLHLNPRFLVGSGCCVVLNSWHKGRWGVEQRFPLLFRPGRPFSIKILCKREEYFITVDGVQLGSFRYQSSPHVVNTMFVQGDVVIKEITVS
- the LOC138696661 gene encoding galectin-6-like isoform X3; translation: MNNMFSWNSSPRTREWRTRFSVNLACGTSQTNDVALHLNPRFDQNHVVRNSRLGGRWGQEECTSSQRNPFKRGANFHMLILATEDEFMIAVNSIHFCCYAYRMPKIKVQAVQIHGDVVISALEYRMTDAYPEIREDFEIPKITISPNMPLSDNIKDKVILPMLGNLSTGLLIGQELEIVGRIKLLPHSFFVNLQSSDLTWPHPDIFLHLNPRFLVGSGCCVVLNSWHKGRWGVEQRFPLLFRPGRPFSIKILCKREEYFITVDGVQLGSFRYQSSPHVVNTMFVQGDVVIKEITVS